Genomic segment of Benincasa hispida cultivar B227 chromosome 1, ASM972705v1, whole genome shotgun sequence:
GcgcaatctccctgatcaagtggtatttccgTTCTATATGCTTACCTCGATGATGACTCcaaggctccttcgaatttgccacaacctCACTGTTATGACAATAAAAAGTGATaagcaaatccatatttggaaaaacttccaaatctgtaaggaatttcctcagccaaaaagccttcttagctgcttcacaagtggctacatattcggcttccataatggagtccgtgatgcatccttgcttgatgcttcgccacactacaacccctccattcagagtgaacactgaccacaatgtcgatttacgagaatctctatcgatctgaaagtcagagtctgtgtatcctgtaaggatcaaatccttatctccatacacaagcatgtagtcccttgttctccgaagatacttaaggatcgtcttgactgccgtccaatgatcaaatcctggatgggactgataccgactgacaatccctactgcatagcaagtGTCGGGTCTGGtatacaacattgcatacattaagcttccaacagttgaagcatagggaatccgtctcatttcctcaacttcgtgaggtgtcttaggacattgatccttagacaagatgattctatgcctgaaaggtaacaaacccctcttggaatcttgcatcctatacttgaccaacatttgatcaatgtacgatgcctgattcaaggccaacctcttgttcttacgatcctaaaagatctggatccctagaacatactgtgtctcacctaaatctttcatttggaactgggaaGCTAGCCATTTTTCTTACTATTGGTGGCTCTCCTGCCATATGAGGCTTGTTTTTAGTTGTGCCCCCTGTGGGGTTTTTACAGTAAGTCATTTTTCTTGCAAGAGGTGCACTGGTTGATAATAATCTAGCAAAAGGTTTGTGCATTCagattgttgttttttttctgAAGAAAAAAGAAGCACGATTGTTctctgaagcttgggttgtccAAGTAGACTCGATATAGTTTTGTGGGAGAGTGCTGGTTGAGTGTCCCTTCAACTAGCAGGTGGAAAAGGGGTGAAGTCGTTGTTGAGGCATCAAATTTAAAGGGAGCCTAAATCTGCAGACTCATCATAGCAATATCAGTGTTAGAGGGAGCCTAACTTGCTCACTAGTATTCAAACATTAGTAAACTGACTCTATGTAATCTTAGTTGAAGTGTATGTTGAAAAACTAAGTAATATTCTAGTGGATCTCTTTTCACCTAGGCAGAAAGCCTCCCAGATGTAGGTGTGATTTCACTGCATTAGGTTAACAATTCTTTGTGTGCATCTCTCTTACTATTTACTTCTTTCCCTTTTGTTTTTGCTCTTATCACTAACATGTATACTAGTTTGTGGTAGTCTTTGAATggtctcttaccgaagagttccatgagcgcattcggatcgctccaatttcacagtgatcgaaatacaacaatatacattcaaacgtacagttatgcaaacaaacaacaattttcggcatgctatgaacaagatataacaagggagagagtgccataccagttgaagacagtcttcaaacttcggaactcaatgcagtggaaacctctacccgatcaaccaacgcccAGCAGCAGCGTTGACTATAGCGGCACAAATAACCGCACGAACATGAACGCCGCGTGGACAACACTACCAGAacagagccccgggtattctcggagtgagaacccaaagcgtggtctttggtgaatttggtagaggaaagaaAAAGcacaaatcgtgtaggcgataatcaagtgggaggaaaaaaaacgctatcgtatagcaagatgcttgtcgtttaggaaatggtatacgattgtttagcaaactcatcacactatacgatcgtttaagaaagcTATCCGATCTTGTAGGAactagcgtgcgatcgtttaagcgcgacgtggatgatcgtttaggtgaagagCGACTATCGTCTCTCGAAATACTTAAGCAATTGTTTACGATTCACCAGCaacttctctttttctttttggacgGGCGACTGAACGAACGAttttaaatgaaacaatttcatttattttcatcagttacaataaccgacacattctcactaacccacgtccgaacgtgataaattggcttaattatcatataattaacccattaattaattaataataaatataatcatattatatttttatcctatagtttgatatcacatatctactatagtattttctcctctacttgatataaatcatatttatatatattttctccaaaataatgtatctcatacatttagccaattatatcatatataataaccagtccaattatatcatatatataatcgaactttctcttatcagtttgaacatttcaaattaacccaaatattggttctcgactttatccaagctacccaggggacctaacggacttgtggctcgaagctccaacggtccgtgaatagctgactaaactttttagtcacgaaATCCACagtccgttaactgtcaaggcattccactaaagatcaacagttgaactcttcttaccacagataaatttttgtgtccatcggatataaccaatcatgagtacgatgaccttcacagatgctcgtaagtacagttgggccaaattaccgttttgtccctgtaattacatctcactccttaagtaccactgattcctctaatgaacaatacaacatagtccaactatgtgtgaacacctctcgggccaagagaaggtgtgtgatgccacattgttcaagctctggaatcagcccttaagggaactatctatctacttacccctttcttggggaaggagtgaattccatcttctgtagttgagttcccaactcccaaatcaaatgaatccccaaaatggtaggttttgaATCGacacctggccactcgcacccatacaaatcaaaagaccgccttcaatggcagagttcccaactcacttaggattgaggtcatgttactatggtcatcctagtgaagtgaagtcctgccatgaacagtgttatataacgagacgttaacacttcattgtcaggtcttatacaaaactctttgtataggacgcccccgctcgcatgtccccaacatgattgatcaggatcaaaccatctatgaTAAATCacaaacacttgtgaccattccataaagtggGCGCATcttgtagcgttaccaggataagatttccctcctatatccatatactacagaccattttggttatcactcaagacatgatccagttgtatgtcaccacatacatgcttgagtcacatacaggataactagggattttatgtttattggtttgtggtaaagcaaataaaacaagcaactgagcaaaaaacaagatgtgaagtaaatatcatatattaacaacacaagcgttcgtacaaactatttacaaactacaggacacaagactttagggcatcaaccccaacagttttGTGATTGACTCTTTTTCAATAATGAAATAGTTAATGTCTTGTggtcatattttatttaaatgaaatttagactatgcaatgaagttTACTTCAATATGTGATGGATTGTTTTGATTGTAATTATGCTTGAATTTTGATCAGATTCTCAAATATTATAGCTGcaacttttttttagaaaaaaatagcaattgCGGACGAAAAGCGTCAACAATATGCCTATTTCCCAATGAATAAGATCAGCAATGATTGTATCTTCCGATGCCAAGCTACAACATCATCAGTAGATACTAGCAATATCCTGACTCCAGTGTCGGGAATAGGCCTAAAAACCAATCAATCCTACATAACAAACAACTCCAGACGGTGTTCTACTTCGTTAGAATATATACGACATCGGTATTAATAACTCCCGATGTCATGACTAACTCTCGACGGTTTCCTTTAGAGCTTTGACATTCGTTCTCCCGATTGATATCTCGCGACTACATGGTCGATGATATATACGACGTCAAGAGATCATTCGCCGATGGTTTTTTTTGCAATTACCTGACGGTTTTGGGCATCGAAAAATACCAATATCTTTGTAATGTTATACTCATAGTATTAAATTCCCATCGACATGTCGATATTTCCATTGATATTTCTACGTTTACATAAGTTCGATATCGAAATGAGAACTGAATCGATAGTTCCATTATATCTAGAAAAATCCACGaaacataataattaaacaacaaaatatcactaagataaatataatataaataacagACATGTTAacttattgaaaaattattaaacattcatttgctaatttaaatttatttttttgaatttttttaataatttttctagAACTATCCAtcgaaatcaaaattttattgatattttcatcaaAGTTTCTGTAAGATCGAGACCTCgacaatattttaaatattggttatattgtatttattttattaagattTTAAGTTTGGTGCTTATGATTTAATAGTTAAGTCTTCTCATAGAGGTCGCCAAATTTGCTTTGTTTCAATGGACTCCATTTCCCCAGACTTGTACCAAAACGTCGTCGTTCTGCGTCATGCCGATCGTCTCGATTTCTCCGACCAGTCATGGGCGGCCACGGCAGCCCGTCCATGGGACCCGCCCCTCATGGAAGAGGGGCTTGTCCGGGCCTTCAATATGGGTCGGGTCATTATGAACGATCTCGGATCCTCCATCCACCGGATTTTCGTCTCTCCCTTCCTTCGTTGCCTTCAGACGGCCGCCCAAGCTGTCGCCGCCGTCGACGATGTTTCTACTGAAACTGCCACCCCTGATTCCGCCGCCCCCTTCCAACTCAAGGTTAGACTCCGGTCCGGCTCGAATTTCTTTTTCCCTCCATTATTGTGTACTAGTTGGAAGACCGCACCTGATTTCAAATGTTTGACTtactttttataattaaagttaaGATTTAAATCGTTCCTGAGTAACGTCTGTTTTAGTAGTTCaactttgaatattattttattttggtgtCTAAAACTATTCATtctaatctctaaatttttaaaaagtgcttattttaattcatgttatattaagattttgttaactaCAAAATGATAAGGTGGTTTGTATTTTTAGATAACTAGCTACCAATTAAGTTagttacattaaaaaaatctagtGTTCCACTTTTAAATAAAGTGGTAAATCGAGAgaatttaaaagtcatttttaat
This window contains:
- the LOC120073431 gene encoding uncharacterized protein LOC120073431, which produces MDSISPDLYQNVVVLRHADRLDFSDQSWAATAARPWDPPLMEEGLVRAFNMGRVIMNDLGSSIHRIFVSPFLRCLQTAAQAVAAVDDVSTETATPDSAAPFQLKVSIEYGLCEKLNHKAIPPEVAPMDWNWGFNITDLQTILPTASTDHSVEPIYEQMPQFGEAPTTI